GGCGCCCGGCGCTCTGATCCGGGAATCGTCTGGTTATCAGCGTGGCTGAAAAATCTTCGCTTCCGCATTCGTCCGTGATTACCTGTGGCCGGATTTTTTGATGAATACCGCCCGCTCGCACCTGAAAGATCTCGATTACTCCGTCCTGCAGCAGTGCATGCACTGCGGCCTCTGTCTGCCGACCTGCCCGACCTACGACGCCACCAAACTTGAACGGAACAGCCCGCGCGGTCGTATCGCCCTCATGCGCGCCGTTGCCGACGGCCGGCTCGAACCCACCCGGGCCTTCGCCGACGAAATGTATTTCTGCCTCGGCTGTCTTGCGTGCATGACGGCCTGCCCCGCCGGCGTCAACTACGCGGAGTTGTTCGAACACGCGCGCGCGGAAGCGGAACAAAGCGGCGTCTTGAATTCGCCCAAACGCGGCCTCATCCGCAATTTCACGCTGCGCTGGCTGTTCATGGATTTGAAACGGCTGCGGTTCATCGGACGCGCGCTGCGGCTTTACCAGCAGCTCGGCCTGCAAACCCTCCTCCGCCGCAGTGGCATTCTGAAATTGCTGCCGCGGCGGCTGCGTGAACTGGAAGCGATGACGCCGGCGGTTCAGAAGAAGTTTTCGGCGGAGTTGATTACGCCGGTCACCTCCGCTGCCGGCGCGAAAAAATACCGCGTCGCGATGCTCACCGGGTGCGCACAGGATCTGATCTTCAGCGATGTGAATCGCGACACCGTGGAAGCGCTGGCGCGCAACGGCTGCGAAGTGGTGACGCCGCCGCAACAGCATTGTTGCGGCTCGCTCCACGCGCACAACGGCGAATGGGAGCTGTCTCAACGGCTCGCGCGAAAAAACATCGATCAGTTTCCACCGGAGCAGTTCGACGCCATCATCACGAACGCCGGCGGCTGCGGTTCGCACCTGAAGCATTATGCGAAACTGCTGGCCGGCGATGACGCCTACGAAAAACGAGCGCGCGAGTGGGACAGGAAGGTGAAAGACATTCACGAGTGGCTGATGGAAATCGGCGTCGAGCCGCCGCGCGGAGACCAGCCCGGGCAGACGGTCACCTATCACGAATCCTGCCATCTTTGCCACGGACAGAAAATCACGACGCAACCGCGGCAATTGTTGCGGGCGATCCCAAACTTGAAACTGGTTGAACTGCCGGAAAGCAGCTGGTGTTGCGGGAGCGCTGGCATTTATAACCTTGTCCAGCCGGAAATGGCGAACGAACTTCTCGAACGAAAGCTCGGGCACATCAAGTCCACCGGCGCGCAGATCGTCGCCACCGGCAATCCGGGCTGCCTGCTCCAAATTGTCAATGGCGCGGAAGGCAAGGGCCTGAATCTGCGCGTCGTGCATCCGGTGACCCTGCTGGCGGAGGCGTATCGGCGCGACCGACGATGATTCTCATGCGAAACAAATCCGAAATCGTTTCCCGGCTCACCGACCCCGGCGTCATCGCCGTCGTGCGGGCTCAAAAGGCGGAACAGGTGTCGCCCTTGTCCGAGGCGTTGATTGAGGGAGGCGTCATCGCCATCGAAATCACAATGACCACGCCGAATGCGATCGAAGCGATTCGCGAGGTGGCGCGGAAAATCGGCACGCGGGGAGTCATCGGTGTGGGGACGGTGCTCGACGCGCAGACGTGCCGCGCCGCCATCGAGGCGGGCGCGGAGTTCGTCGTCAGCCCGATCCTGCGCCCGGAACTGGTCGCGCCGTGCCGCCAGGCAGACAAGCCCATCATGCTCGGCGCCTATACGCCCACCGAAGCCCAGCTCGCGCACGAAGCCGGCGCCGATTTCATCAAAATCTTCCCCTCCGACGGGCTGGGGCCGGGCTACATCAAGGCCCTGCGCGCGCCTTTGCCGCACCTGCGCATCATTCCCACAGGCATCGCCCGGGAAGCCGACGTGACGGAATTCATCAAAGCGGGCTGCGCCGCCGTCGGGCTCGGCTCGTTGCTCGTCAGCCCGGCGATCCTGCGCGAGGCCAACTGGGCGGAACTGACCCGGCAGGCGCGCAAGTTCGTCGCGCTGGTTCACGAGGCAAGATGAGCGCGGACCGGACGCAGAAGCGGATTATTCCGGCCCGTTTCATCAAGCCCGAAGATGGAGGTTGCCGGATTTCCCTTTGATAGCGGGTACGCGCTCTGCTACTTTTCAGTGAAAGCTGCCGGCTGCCGCGTCGAAGCCCGGGCGCCGCAATCCGGCCGGCGCGTGTCAATCAGCAACGAAAGGAAAACCATGTCGCAAGCCATCATGGATCCCGCGGAGGTGCGGCGGTTCGCCGAAGAATTGAAGCGGTTCAATCAAGACCTCCAGAGCAGAATCACGCTGTTACACGCCCGGTTCGCCGCGCTGGGCGACACGTGGCAAGACCAGGAACACGCCCGGTTCGCCGAGGAATTCCGGCAGACCATGAAGGCGCTGACGAAGTTCATCGAAATTTCCGGACAGCACACGCCCTTCTTGCTGAGGAAGGCGCAACGGATCGAGGAGTATTTGTCCCAGCACTAGCATCATGCCGCAACCCGCCAAGGTCACCTCGATCGAAGCTCTCGACGCCTTCAAGGCCAGCCTGATCGTTTATCTGGAAAAAGCCGGCCGGATTCTCGACGGCGTCAGCGAGGACGTCGTGCGGACCCGCATCTGGCTGGAAACCGACCGGCAGCTTCACTGGAAAAACCGCGTACGCCAGCGGACGAGGGAGCTGGCCCAGGCCGAGCAGGAATTGTTGACCGCCCGGCTGTCCGAAATGCCCGAAG
This genomic window from Candidatus Angelobacter sp. contains:
- a CDS encoding (Fe-S)-binding protein, with the protein product MNTARSHLKDLDYSVLQQCMHCGLCLPTCPTYDATKLERNSPRGRIALMRAVADGRLEPTRAFADEMYFCLGCLACMTACPAGVNYAELFEHARAEAEQSGVLNSPKRGLIRNFTLRWLFMDLKRLRFIGRALRLYQQLGLQTLLRRSGILKLLPRRLRELEAMTPAVQKKFSAELITPVTSAAGAKKYRVAMLTGCAQDLIFSDVNRDTVEALARNGCEVVTPPQQHCCGSLHAHNGEWELSQRLARKNIDQFPPEQFDAIITNAGGCGSHLKHYAKLLAGDDAYEKRAREWDRKVKDIHEWLMEIGVEPPRGDQPGQTVTYHESCHLCHGQKITTQPRQLLRAIPNLKLVELPESSWCCGSAGIYNLVQPEMANELLERKLGHIKSTGAQIVATGNPGCLLQIVNGAEGKGLNLRVVHPVTLLAEAYRRDRR
- a CDS encoding bifunctional 4-hydroxy-2-oxoglutarate aldolase/2-dehydro-3-deoxy-phosphogluconate aldolase translates to MRNKSEIVSRLTDPGVIAVVRAQKAEQVSPLSEALIEGGVIAIEITMTTPNAIEAIREVARKIGTRGVIGVGTVLDAQTCRAAIEAGAEFVVSPILRPELVAPCRQADKPIMLGAYTPTEAQLAHEAGADFIKIFPSDGLGPGYIKALRAPLPHLRIIPTGIAREADVTEFIKAGCAAVGLGSLLVSPAILREANWAELTRQARKFVALVHEAR
- a CDS encoding WXG100 family type VII secretion target, which translates into the protein MSQAIMDPAEVRRFAEELKRFNQDLQSRITLLHARFAALGDTWQDQEHARFAEEFRQTMKALTKFIEISGQHTPFLLRKAQRIEEYLSQH